The Desulfovibrio sp. TomC genome includes a window with the following:
- a CDS encoding efflux RND transporter periplasmic adaptor subunit, translating to MRRVSLALSLTLLLAAPALAIAQADHTGHAAPAQAPATPTTSGHEGHAPTASPPAPPRPTSPSMPGMPGMPAQPQSPQPAPQAGPPTISIGPDIMRAMGVRTTPVARQPLQRVIRATGRVEFDERLLATVTTKIEGWVEKLNADYTGKPVKKGEVLASIYSPEVMAVQFEYLRLLDWAAKTSATSGTADTGLDLGGKDAAALLAAARERFKLFDVGDAFIRQLEKNRHPTRDFPVVSPINGFVVRKMVVAGTKVAPGEKLFDLADLSTVWVIAEVYEYELPWVQPGRNAVVRLSNAPDAQYPAVVDYIYPTLSEETRTAKVRFVLKNSGDVLRPGMYARADIDIDLGERLVVPREAIIDTGERQVVYAEVRPGAFELREVKIGAEASGMVEIAAGLKEGEKVATAAAFLIDSETRLKGGGATGGHQH from the coding sequence ATGCGACGCGTCTCCTTGGCCTTGTCTCTGACTCTGCTTCTGGCCGCACCAGCCTTGGCCATTGCCCAAGCCGACCATACCGGCCATGCCGCGCCGGCCCAAGCGCCGGCCACCCCGACCACATCGGGGCATGAAGGCCATGCCCCGACAGCGTCGCCTCCGGCCCCGCCCCGGCCAACCAGTCCGTCCATGCCCGGCATGCCGGGTATGCCAGCCCAGCCGCAATCCCCACAGCCGGCCCCCCAGGCCGGGCCGCCCACCATCAGCATCGGCCCAGACATTATGCGGGCCATGGGCGTGCGCACGACGCCGGTGGCCAGACAGCCCTTGCAGCGCGTCATCCGGGCCACCGGCCGGGTGGAGTTCGACGAACGCCTTCTGGCCACGGTGACGACCAAGATCGAGGGATGGGTGGAGAAACTCAATGCCGACTATACCGGCAAGCCGGTCAAGAAGGGCGAGGTGCTGGCCTCCATATACAGCCCGGAGGTCATGGCCGTGCAGTTTGAGTATCTGCGTCTGCTCGACTGGGCCGCCAAGACCTCGGCCACGTCCGGAACCGCCGACACGGGACTGGACCTCGGCGGCAAGGACGCGGCAGCTTTGCTTGCCGCCGCCAGGGAGCGCTTCAAGCTTTTCGACGTGGGTGACGCCTTCATCCGGCAACTGGAAAAAAACCGACACCCCACTCGTGATTTTCCTGTGGTGAGCCCCATAAACGGCTTCGTGGTCCGCAAGATGGTGGTTGCCGGGACTAAAGTCGCGCCCGGCGAAAAGTTGTTTGATCTAGCCGATCTGTCCACGGTGTGGGTCATCGCCGAGGTCTACGAATACGAGCTGCCCTGGGTCCAGCCGGGACGCAACGCCGTGGTCCGCTTAAGCAACGCCCCGGACGCACAGTACCCGGCCGTGGTGGACTACATCTACCCCACCCTCTCGGAGGAAACCCGCACGGCCAAGGTCCGTTTCGTGCTCAAAAATTCCGGCGACGTGCTGCGACCGGGCATGTACGCCCGGGCCGACATCGATATTGATCTCGGCGAGCGCTTGGTTGTTCCCCGCGAGGCCATCATCGACACGGGCGAGCGGCAAGTGGTCTACGCGGAAGTTCGCCCCGGCGCGTTCGAGTTGCGGGAGGTCAAGATCGGTGCCGAAGCCAGCGGCATGGTCGAGATCGCCGCCGGGCTCAAGGAAGGGGAAAAAGTCGCGACCGCAGCCGCCTTCCTCATCGATTCCGAGACCAGGCTCAAGGGCGGGGGCGCTACCGGCGGGCACCAACACTAA
- a CDS encoding efflux RND transporter permease subunit translates to MLIAKIINASAKNAFLVILATALLVLWGVWALRSTPLDAIPDLSDPQVIVYTEWPGRSPNLVEDQVTYPIVTTLLAAPKVQAVRGYSFFGSSFIYVIFQEGTDIYWGRSRVLEYLQSVKSKIPADVTPQLGPDATSLGWGFSYALEDPDNRYDLGQLRSLQDWNLKLALESVPGVSQVASVGGYVKQYQITVDPNRLQGYGIPLTKVLEAVKKSNNEVEGRVLEFTGIEYMVRGKGYITSVKDIEDIPVGVSPRGTPVYVRDVGSVRIGPEIRRGAADLDGKGEVVGGIVVVRFGENVLSVIERVKEKIEKDIKPSLPEGVRVVPTYDRSDLIERSIDTLTEEIVKLTIAVSVVCIVFLFHLPSALVVILTLPVAILISFICMYYLGVTSNIMSLSGIAIAIGAMVDASIIMVENAHKRLEEWEESGRQGPRATVIVAAAAEVGPSLFFSLLVITLGFLPVFTLQAQAGRLFKPLAFTKTFAMLFSSFLAVTLTPVLMTILIRGKIRPEEKNPISHVLRLMYTPFAHLALRFKKTLLVLALMVLVATAIPFSRLGTEFMPPLYEGTLFYMPATMPGASIGEATKLLQYQDAMLKTIPEVDQVFGKAGRAETATDPAPIEMFETVINLKPESQWRPGMTVEKIKAEMDQKLTMPGVVNAFTMPIKARIDMLSTGIRTPVGVKILGSNLNTIDHIGLEIEQAIRGVPNTRSVYAERVTTGYFLDFSVNREKAARYGLTVGDVQEVIQSAVGGMNLTTTVEGRERYPVNVRYPRELRDSLEKLRRVLVPVMMPAGRRPTEPDRGGFEIPPPLGALATATGTVNIPLAELADIQVTKGPTVIKSEAGMLVSYVYVDFAGTDVGTYVDGAKKAVSAIEIPNGYRLGWSGEYEYLVATHERLKMVIPLTAALIFILIYLNTGSVASTLIVLLAVPFSLVGSFWFLYLLGYNMSIAVWIGLIALAGLDAETGVVMLLYLELAYAKWQKEGRLNSRKDLEDSILYGAIKRIRPKIMTVTVILAGLVPIMFSHGTGSDVMKRIAAPMVGGVITSTILELLLYPAIFALWKGHRLKKE, encoded by the coding sequence ATGCTTATCGCCAAAATCATTAACGCCAGCGCCAAGAACGCCTTTCTGGTCATCCTGGCCACAGCCCTGCTCGTCCTGTGGGGCGTGTGGGCGCTTCGGTCCACGCCCCTGGACGCCATCCCGGACTTAAGCGACCCACAAGTCATCGTCTACACCGAATGGCCGGGTCGAAGCCCCAACCTGGTGGAGGACCAGGTCACCTATCCCATCGTCACCACCCTGCTGGCCGCCCCCAAAGTCCAGGCCGTGCGCGGCTATTCCTTTTTCGGCAGTTCGTTTATCTACGTGATCTTCCAAGAAGGCACGGACATTTACTGGGGCCGAAGCCGCGTTCTGGAATATCTGCAATCGGTCAAAAGCAAGATACCGGCCGATGTCACGCCCCAACTCGGCCCGGATGCCACCAGCCTCGGCTGGGGATTCTCCTACGCCCTGGAGGATCCGGACAACCGCTATGACCTGGGGCAACTGCGCTCACTACAGGATTGGAACCTCAAGCTGGCCCTGGAAAGCGTCCCCGGCGTGTCCCAGGTAGCCAGCGTCGGAGGCTACGTCAAGCAATACCAGATCACCGTGGACCCCAACCGCCTGCAAGGCTACGGCATCCCCCTGACCAAGGTCCTGGAGGCGGTAAAAAAAAGCAACAACGAGGTTGAAGGCCGGGTTCTGGAGTTCACCGGCATCGAATACATGGTGCGCGGCAAGGGCTATATAACGAGCGTCAAGGACATCGAGGATATCCCTGTGGGGGTGAGCCCCCGGGGCACGCCTGTCTACGTCCGGGACGTGGGCAGCGTGCGGATTGGGCCGGAAATACGGCGCGGAGCCGCCGACCTCGACGGCAAGGGCGAGGTCGTGGGCGGCATCGTGGTGGTGCGCTTCGGCGAGAACGTCCTGTCGGTCATTGAGCGGGTCAAGGAGAAAATCGAAAAAGATATCAAACCGAGCCTGCCCGAAGGGGTACGCGTCGTGCCCACCTACGACCGCTCGGACCTGATCGAGCGGTCCATCGATACGCTGACCGAAGAGATTGTGAAGCTCACCATTGCCGTCTCAGTGGTGTGCATCGTTTTTCTCTTTCACCTGCCAAGCGCCCTGGTGGTCATCCTCACCCTGCCCGTGGCCATCCTCATCTCGTTTATCTGCATGTACTACCTGGGCGTGACGTCTAACATCATGAGCTTGTCCGGCATCGCCATCGCCATCGGAGCCATGGTGGACGCCTCCATCATCATGGTGGAAAACGCGCACAAGCGACTGGAAGAATGGGAAGAGTCGGGCCGCCAGGGGCCCCGCGCAACGGTCATTGTGGCTGCGGCCGCCGAGGTCGGGCCGTCACTGTTTTTTTCGCTGCTGGTCATCACTCTGGGGTTCCTGCCGGTTTTCACGCTTCAGGCCCAGGCCGGCCGGCTGTTCAAACCCCTGGCCTTCACCAAAACTTTCGCCATGCTGTTTTCCTCGTTTCTGGCCGTGACCCTGACGCCCGTGCTCATGACCATACTCATCCGAGGCAAAATCCGGCCGGAAGAGAAAAATCCCATCAGTCACGTCCTGCGCCTGATGTATACGCCGTTCGCCCATTTAGCCCTGCGTTTTAAAAAGACGCTTCTGGTTCTGGCCCTGATGGTCCTGGTCGCCACGGCCATTCCCTTTTCGCGGCTGGGCACGGAGTTCATGCCGCCGCTTTACGAGGGCACGCTTTTTTACATGCCCGCGACCATGCCCGGCGCTTCCATTGGCGAGGCCACAAAGCTCTTGCAGTACCAGGACGCCATGCTCAAGACCATTCCGGAAGTCGACCAGGTCTTCGGCAAGGCCGGCCGGGCAGAAACGGCCACAGACCCGGCCCCCATCGAAATGTTTGAAACCGTCATCAACCTCAAGCCCGAATCCCAGTGGCGGCCGGGCATGACCGTGGAAAAGATCAAGGCCGAGATGGATCAAAAACTGACCATGCCCGGCGTGGTCAACGCCTTCACCATGCCCATCAAAGCCCGCATCGACATGCTCTCCACCGGTATCCGCACCCCGGTCGGGGTCAAGATTCTCGGGTCGAACCTGAACACTATCGATCACATCGGCCTGGAAATCGAGCAGGCCATTCGCGGCGTGCCCAACACCCGCAGCGTCTATGCCGAACGCGTGACCACCGGCTATTTCCTGGATTTCAGCGTCAATCGGGAGAAGGCCGCCCGCTACGGCCTGACCGTGGGCGACGTGCAGGAGGTCATCCAATCGGCCGTGGGCGGCATGAACCTGACCACCACAGTGGAAGGCCGCGAGCGCTATCCGGTCAATGTCCGCTATCCCCGGGAGCTTCGCGACAGCCTGGAAAAGCTGCGCCGGGTCTTGGTCCCTGTAATGATGCCCGCCGGCAGGCGGCCAACCGAACCTGATCGCGGTGGCTTCGAAATCCCCCCGCCCTTAGGGGCCTTAGCCACGGCCACGGGAACCGTGAATATTCCCCTGGCCGAACTGGCCGATATCCAGGTGACCAAGGGACCGACCGTCATCAAAAGCGAGGCGGGGATGCTCGTCTCCTATGTCTACGTGGACTTTGCCGGCACGGACGTCGGAACGTATGTGGACGGGGCCAAGAAAGCCGTGTCCGCCATCGAAATCCCCAATGGCTATCGGCTGGGGTGGAGCGGCGAATACGAATACCTCGTGGCCACCCATGAACGCTTGAAAATGGTTATCCCACTCACAGCTGCCCTCATCTTCATCCTGATCTATTTAAACACAGGTTCGGTGGCCAGCACCTTGATCGTCCTTTTGGCCGTGCCCTTTTCCCTGGTGGGCTCGTTCTGGTTTCTCTATCTTTTGGGCTACAACATGAGCATCGCTGTGTGGATCGGACTCATCGCCCTGGCTGGCCTTGATGCCGAGACCGGCGTGGTCATGTTGCTCTATCTTGAGTTGGCCTACGCCAAATGGCAGAAAGAGGGCCGGTTGAACAGCCGCAAAGACCTGGAGGACTCGATCCTGTACGGCGCAATCAAGCGCATTCGACCCAAGATCATGACCGTGACGGTCATCCTGGCTGGACTCGTGCCCATCATGTTCAGCCATGGGACCGGCTCGGACGTGATGAAGCGCATCGCGGCTCCCATGGTCGGCGGCGTCATCACCTCCACCATTCTGGAACTGCTGCTTTATCCGGCCATCTTCGCCTTATGGAAGGGCCACAGGCTGAAGAAAGAGTAA